Part of the Citrus sinensis cultivar Valencia sweet orange chromosome 2, DVS_A1.0, whole genome shotgun sequence genome, CTGAGAAACATCACGGCGGATCCTGCCAACTGCAACGTCATCTTTGTTTGATACCTCCAATGGTGTGGGAAAGTGATTGGACGCCCGATCATCAATGACAACTACCCCAGGTGCATTCTTCAGAATATCCCTTGCTGTGTCCTGGAAATACAACAAATTTATCATGTCAGAACCAATAACAAGAAGAACGAACTTCGCCACAATTATTTTAGTCAACAGGAAAAATACACTGCATTCATATGATTCATTCTTATGTTACTTATATTATGCTCAAAACAGAAGCCAGGGTGTCAAGAATATCTTTTTTTGTAGTTTACTAACAGATGCAATAGCAACAAGCATGAAAATACTAATCATACAAGAcatagaagaaaaaggaacagCAGAGGACAGAACATGGGGTAAATGTAAATCATCTAAAAGGAACACTACATATGACATAGAAGAAAAAGGACCACTTCtgcatatattttttcataaatgttTTCTCCTTGTTAGTCCAGGTAAAAAGAACCTATCCGTATttcatttaaagtttttttttaaaaaaaaggttaatagCTTTATAATACAAGCTGTTTTACCCAAAAATGAAAtccttttaagttttaagcaGCTTGGGGCCTTATGATGCATTTGGAGAAGTCCTGGCTTCTATTTGTCTCTTAAGCTTTTGTTCAGTAATGCTATTTGTCCTGTATCTTTTTGTTCAagtatataaaagaaatatcttagccaaaaaaatagaattactGCCAGTCCACCATATTACTAAATAATCAAACAGAACAATCATATGCATGCATGCTAGAGAAAATGAGGAAGTGCCCCTAACAGAAAGCGGTAacaaatatatcataattcaAAAACCCTAAAGTACCCTTGCATGCTTGGCAGCTGTTGTTATCTGCTTATTTaggcgagagagagagagaggagagaaaAGAAACTCTCAAGACTGCAGTCAAACTACTTGGAGTAAATTTCAGTGTCAAGAAAGACAAATTCTTATCCTACGACAAGgacattttcttccaatttgaCCAagaaggattaaaaaaattccactTTCGAAGGAGAATATATGCAGCCCAAAACTTAAGCAAAAGTGGTCACATTATGTCCCATGCCCATTAGAaatcaaaaaagaaagggTCACTACTGCTTCGTCGTTCAGTAAATTAATTGCCTAATGGGAAAAGGACATATAAAGTAACATAAACAAGAAATTCAATAGAAACTAGCAATaatacagaaaacaaaaaaaaaaagatgatcaAGAATCAAAACACAAACAAGAACCAATCCAGCGCAAATGACGAAGAAAAAGGGAGCCTTCAAAGCTTGTTAGAAGTGGAAGGCCAAATCCATCAGTTCCTATACAATCAACCTTAAAGTGGTATTTTTCTAATTCTTGATATTCCCTAtgagaggaaagaaaaaatttatttaaaaaaaaatgcttctaaaaaaaatttgattgaattaacTTGAAGCATTAATGTACTCAACAATTGTGATATTACCTCATCAAGGGGCTTCTCAAATTGAAGATTCACACTCTCAGCATGTGCACGCATGACAGGAACTCGTATGCATGTGGCAGTCACTCTAACATCCTTGTCATTCTACAAAAGTAGAATAGAAAAGAAACTTGAACAAGGTGTCTAGACAAAACAAACTTGCACCCCAGTCCACCAAAGAAAttctaataaaagtccttctaaTTACATGAACAAGGAGAAacaaaaaaactcattttaaAACTTACCCAGATTTTTCTTGTCTCTTTTACCATTTTCATCTCTTCTTCATTGTACCCATTTTCAAGAACAGGTGCATTGTGTGAGAACAAATTGAAAGCATACTGCAAAAGTTGAAAATTTCCAAAAGGTTACCTCAGAAAACATACAAGTTTTAGGGGTTGTTGGATGCAAGGGTAATAGTACCTGTTGTGAAAAGATTTTACAAGTTGGAGGTTTTCCTTCCAGcaccttaaaaaataaaaaaaaaaatgaaaagttaacTTATaacagataaaaataaaatataattgtcaACTACCTGCAAATTATATGCAATAAGTTAATGAGGAGGCGATAGATTATAGAAACCTCACGAGTTTGCAGCTCAAGTTCTTCCATTGCAGCAGCACCAGCACCACTAGCAGCCTGATATGTACTTACCACCATACGTGTAACCTGCAATAATCGCAATCCCATAGTATCAGTCATTCCAATTCAAAAAACTCAACTTgtagattttacaaaatgttTTAGCTTCTGCTTAACTCGCCCACTTATTTTACTCGATAGCTACTGATTTCATCAATTAAGTCAATTCATCTAACTATAAAGTTATCAAATTTCAATCCTTAAGGCCTTTATCAATGAAATCACTACATACCTTAGCACGGCGATGGAGAGGCGTGGCAGCCATCAAGCAAATGATAGTAGAACAATTAGGATTAGCAATCAAAGCACCTTTCCCCATTCCAACTTTAATCCCACTCATGGCTTCAGGATTCACTTCAGGAATCACAAGCGGCACATTCTCCACCATCCTAAAAGCCGAGCTATTATCCACAACAATGCTCCCTTTCTCGACAGCAATAGGCCCAAACTTCTTACTGATCGACCCACCAGCACTAAACAGCGCGATATCAACGCCATCAAAGCTATCCTCCGTTAGCTCTTCGACCGTGTACGCTTTGTCTTGGAAGCTGAGTTGCTTCCCAGCAGAACGCTTGGAGGCCAGCATTTTGATCGAACGGTAAGGGAAGTCGCGATCGGAGAGGACGGAGAGGAACTCTTGGCCGACGGCGCCAGTCACGCCGACGACCGCCACGGAGGGTGCCGATTCTTGGTAGGACATTCGGACTCTTGTGAACATGGGTTTGGTTCTGGGTTTGTTGGCGGGCAGTTTGGATATGAAGTGGGTCTGTGTTTGATGTGACGAGAAAGTCGCCATGTTTGCTGCGGCGGCGGATGGCGGCTAGTGAGGTTTTGAGTTTGATAGTTGGAAACAGATATCGGGTTTTTGGTTGCTTCAAAGATCGTCTGTGGGGTCTGAATCGGAGTTATTTGTAACGTAATCTTAATGTATGTATGCAAGTGAATTGTAGTTAAATTGTTGGCTACCGCAATATCCTCTCAGTTTGAGTTTTTTACTAGGGTTTTAGAGGTTAAGCAAGGTGATCGATACATGACAAGGGATGGGATAATAACATCTGAGTCCCACGTCTTTTATGTTTTCTCAAATAAGAGCATAGATTTTTCATGCGTGTCAAATAGATACCCAAAACAGCGAGACTATGCAACCACGACCAGATGGATGGCAACAAGCCAACAACCATCTATATATGTTTTAGGTGTTGAAGGTCACAAGAAGTACATATGGGCAACCTCTCAAATTACGAGTAGTTTCCTTCGTGTGAGTGTGTGACTGAATGTAATAATCAGCACTTTTCAATTCTGTGTGGCATTCTTCGTTTCAATTATATATGAATTCTCCATAAGACCAGCGTATAAGtacacttatttatttattttcattttttcctctTAATTTACTGGATGCAATGCCAGGAAACTAAGTAAAAAGTTGGAACTAGAGGTTTACTTTGTTTAAATTAGTAATATTTAGAGATAACATTCTTAGAAGATGGATCCCTCTTCATACATTTAGCGAGATGCATCTTCCAACTGTGGCAATGTAACATCTTGGACAGCAACGAGCTTAGCTCGACCACCGTACTCTTCTGGCAGTACTTCTTCACCAATGTCCTTTACAAAATTCTCCATTTCTTCTTCGTTAGTCACAATCACAATCTGCATTTATCATCGGGAAATAAGCCGAATTAAGGATTGCAGAATATAGTCCTGATCAGTAACTTCAATACTGACTCCATAGAGTATAGAAACATAGAATCTACACCTAttatattcaaaatacatGTTGGAAgtaaacttaattttataacaCGAAGGAGACAAGTTGCATTTTTCCCATGTGTACTCAACCATTTTTCTACTTGAGGCAATGTTTTTGGACCATTATGACTTTTAACAATAAGACGTACCTTTTCAAGTGTTGCCCTCTCAAGGCAACGAGAAACCATCCTCCAAACACTGACAAAGAATCCGGGCATATGTAAGATGTACAATTTTGCTAAGCGTTCAGGATAGTAAGCCTGCATGGACaacaacataaatatttatgatcaGTGCAGGTTAAAAAATCATGGCACATTGGCACATTGATAAGCTCTAGTCTATTACCTAGTGCTGAACTTCACTTTTAATGCAGCTTTCTTTCAAAATGATTCAATGCCTTAAATTGGATAGCTTTAAGTCCATATATCTCTAATCATACTAATATTATGACTTTTTTCCATCATGCAGAATTTAGACATGAAAGGCTAGcattgaaagaaattaataaataaaatgaaatagaaaCAAGGATGAGGAGATGTATCAACCAATGTTCACTGAGAGGAAATGGTTTGCTTTCTTCATTTCAAAGAAAGACGAAAATATATTTGTGCTCATTATCATAACCACTAACATAAAAGAATGATCATTCAGAAAGAGAAGACATCTACTCCAtatgaaaaggaaaattatgcAAGGGAGAACTATGTCCTTCATGGCAAAGGGAAGGAACTTTTGCTCAAATCCcttgaaaagaatgaaatgCGCGAGCTAGATCAGCAAGGAACAAATTTGGCCAAATACAATCTGCATTGGGTAGAAGGGGCAACAAGACTCTCGATGTTGGAAACCAACCAcgttttgaaagaaaaatttgtgaTAACAGATAGGATTGTGCCATGAACGAGTAGTCTGATAGACCAATGCAATATAACTCATAGGTGTATGAACTCTGCCTCTAATTCCTAATAAGATTTGACGAAGTTAAGATGTCATTTACTGAAGTAATAGCTCTCTATCATATATGCCAACAGATTTCTTGTCAAAAAGggactaaaaataattaaaaagaaagaatcacctgtaaaaattgaaatccAGTAATCATTCCACGTACATCAACGTTCTTGTATGAAATTTGTCGCAGATCAAGAATGGCAGTCAACTTTTCATTTCCAACTTCACTTCCTCTAAAGGAACTAAAACAGACACAAGAAAGCACCACATAAAATGATTCCTACACATctatatttcaaataaaattatacaaatttataaacGTGGCTCAAAAGAACTCCAACCACAggcataaaaaattttcttactTTCAAACGCATTTTCTCTcatattgatatatataacTAGGCCAAGtaaacataaaacaatggCCCTTAAGTGTAAACAACCATCTCCAACAGAGAACAGTTAGGCTGTTATTGGCATGCAACATAGCATAAGATTTCCTGACAAGATAggacaaaaataatatgatgGAATAAGATCACACTAATATCACATGGCAGTGGAATATCCCACCCACTGGATTTCTAATCACACCATAGCTGAATATATCTTAGCTCATATCAACTTCATATCCCATCTAATGATCACCCTAAACAAAGTGTAAGATCATTGACAATCCTATCCCACCCTTATCTAGCACACCAAAACATACCCGCACATGTTTCATTGTTGATCCAGGCATGCAGATGGTCTGAGATACACCATAAGTCAATTtgtagaaatatttttaaaaaatttactgaaATTGGCTAATACCTTGCAATTGTTTTGTCTAGCAGGTGGACCACAAATTCTGCACCAAGAGACAAgcaaaatgaatcaaatattCACCAAGCAGTTGTTCTTATAAATGGAGGCTggtcaatttattttcacgCACTTCAATCTTTTATGAAGCTGATTCTCAGCATGTtgataatacaaaataatgtAGACTGCCCCATAACTAATATATCTAGCCTAAGGTAGgtaacacttttttttttttaatctgaaaTCCAATTAAATATGGATTCAATTAAAACTAGAATATGATtccgttttttttttagttgaaatATCTTAAAAGTAACGTTTTGACATAATTGTCCTTATAAATATTACTaacaaagtaaaataatgtctaaaaaagtaaacaaaaaatataaacgggtttactataaaataagtatttttattttaagatgaTACAAGTTAGATAAATAACTTTCTTCATTCACAAATATGGCTAAGAATAAGTTTTAAGTAAGAAAACAagtacaataaataaatttcccAGTGACTAACATTAAGTCATTTTTAGATttcaataagaaaagaaactatCCCTTACTAGAACAATAAATTGGTTCATTAGGATGATAACAATTACAGTAAGAAATTTCTCACCATGAGTAACATAACATTAagtgaaaatacaaaatttaaaaacaaaaatatagaaataaaatagaaacatTTTTGAGAGTGAAATTTTTAGATTCAGTCAATACTGGTCACCCCTGGGCATCAATATGCTCCACCACGTGAGGTACGATAAACCATCATatgttattttgattttagttttGGTATATTAGGTGTCTGCATTTtgccaaaaaatattttaaaaggaCTTCAAAGTTTCACCATGAGAGTATACAAAAATCAGTTGATCATACTGCAGCAAATAGGAATTTTGGAGAAAAACTGATTAAAGCGGATTTAGGGATACCACAATTCTCTTGAACAATTATAGGatcaacaaaatgaagaacTAATGTGGgagcaaaaatattaaaacaaccTAGTAAGACCTCTATCTAATAAGTTTAAGTGAGGTAGAAAATCAGTTCCGGTTATTTCATCTTTGTTCGCAAAAGGCCAGCAGTACATCCAGATAAAAGCAACAATTATAAGATCAACCGAATGAATGATCAGGCCCACCATACCATAAATTATTGGCCAATCCTATTGTAAATCTGCCTACCATAGTTCAACACGATTAGTCCTTCCTAACAACCACAAGCCACAAGCTGTGAAATTTCCTTGTCAAACTACTTCTTTAATTAGATGTATTTCACATGCCTAACCCATtcacagagaaaaaaaattgcatcgAGAAAACTACCCATAGAAAAAGTTAGCGATGATTTCGATGATAGCGATGCAACGACCGCAACAGTGTTGCATTTTGATAGTAATATCTCGAAACTCCTAAATAACTAAACAACTTGAAATATTAATGCAGTCCCGGAGtccaagagaaaataaataaaatctagaATATAAAACAATTCATGATCCCATGAGTCATGGACTAGAAACCAAATGATAAAGTCCAAACAAACCGTTCATCGACTAGAAACCAAACGATAAAGTCCAAACGAACTGTCCAACTCAACATAAGCTTATTCTCTCAGGGCACAGTCATGAGATATTAAGATGGCCCATAAGGCTCTAATAATTTATAGGGTTCTTTCAACGATTAAACCAGTTTCTGATAATGAAGCATAACCACAAGttataaaacaaatgaatGGATGAACCgcaaggaaaaaagaaagcaaaatagAAATCCAACGGTCAATTACTCTTAAACTGGAGAGGATCCTTAGAAGGAAAATGCTTTCTAACTTGTATAACCAGCAGTGGTAATCCATCTTTGGTCAAGCCCTGCAAAAAAATCTTCCTTGGCTCCAATTCATCGGGAACCTCGGAGTCAGCAATGAAGCCATTTGGCACCATAGTAGCCCTCCACTTCTGCCACTGAACAAACATCCTTGCCGCCTTCTCTGAGTCCATTGACCTTGCAATCAAGAACCTCATCAATGTCGGATCCCCATATTTCTACAAAACGGAAACAAACTCGTTAAACTTGCTGACCGAACCGGGATTAACTCAACACATTGTGACTGTAGATCGGTAAATCACCCCAGTGGAAGAACCGAGCTTTTGAACTGAGTTTCTCATCTGGGTCAGTGCAATTTCTCGATGATTCTCCTTCTCCATActttagcctttttttttttctttttatgtgtTTCAGAGAATCAAAAAGATGGGCAAAACTCAAAGCAAGATGAAAGAGGAGACTCTATGGAATGGAATATGGATGGAGACACAGCTTCCAGAggtttattgaatttattggaTGTTGGTTAGTTAGTAGTTAGAagaaataaagagagagaagaaaatacCGTATGCGCgaaggagagagaaaaagagagagaaagagagagactGATATAAAATGGGAAAAGTGAAGTTGACACTAAAGAGAAGTTTTGAGGCAAAGAGACGTGAGAGACCGGCTGCTGCTGGACCAtcaaactattaaaatatggaaataaaaaattgcttACTTTTCAGCTTCCAGGGGACGTGAAAAATTTAGAAGCAGACAAATCTCACACGAATGAGCCgcaaaaaaagagaaaaagaaaaaagaaagaagcatGTGACTGGGAATCGTTGAAACATCGGGTGACCTAAgacattattttctagttGAAACGAAcaccaattttatcattaaacaacaataatttggTATTTAGTGTAGTAATAGTTCATAATTATGGATCAGCCTGCAGTACCACAGTGGCACCATGCCACttccttttgtcttttgtggcaaattatcatataacccctttcactcttttttatttaaactttactttgtaaatattaaactaatttCAACTGCATCCATGTGAACATTACCGAAATACCCATGCCGACCAACGGTGACCGGATTTCAACTGACGGCGACGGGAAACTCGAGTTAGACACTTTTGGCCGAGCTGAGTCCAacggtggtggtggtgacCTCTCACGTGTGGTGATGGCGCCGGATCGAGCTCCCAAAGCCGTGAATCCTTTAATGATCGATCAACGGCAAATCGGCTCCCCCCGGTGGCTGTGATTGGTCGGAAAATACAGAGGGAATCGTGGGGAGCAAAACTCAAGTGATAGCATCACCGGAAACCGGAGAAATCGCGGCGAATTGAAGCGGCGGTTCCGCGGCTTTTCACGGCTTCAATCGGGAGTTTTCCGAACGCTTTTCGGCGACAAGATTGGCATGGAGATGACCGGCATCGCACGATCTTCCGATCGGTACCAACCTTGGCCGGTGAAGTGGCCGGAAATGGAAATAGCATCCGGGTCGGGTTGTGGGTTCGGCATGGGTATTTCGGTTCACAGAGGGGGTATTGTGATATAAGTGcaatatataataagaatttgtaaataataaatagtataAGGTGCTAACTAAAATGTTTATGTGGATGTAATAGatattaacttaatatttatgaattaaagtttaaataaaaatgaataaaagggggttatatgaaaatttacaatattggAGCCATAAAAGACAAAGGatgtggcacggtaccactgTGGTACCGTAGCCTGATCCTCATATTATAAgtgctaaaaaaatatatcatttacaCCGTACCgcatatttaaagaaaatgataaaaaattttatattactcagaatttggatttttttttttttgaaaagactCAGAATTTggatttaagaataaaaaaaagtgataatacaaaaattacatgataatttttgttaaatattaccAATAAGCAACACGTGATTGTTAACAAAAATCATGTGTCAATAGTTTAGATACGGACAAAAATCGTTAACAAATCCAACGaagtgaaatgaaataaaagaacgAACGGTGGAGattgagatttgaaattatagaTCGCTCGTCAAGTATGCTTTCTTCGATCTATAAATACAAGTAAAAAGAATTGAGAAAATTTCTAACTATTTTTTCACTTGTTAAAAGGAACACTAAAtccaaatttaagaaaaatttaaaaacaaaagcgTTAAATGTGTCATCACAAATACATGCTCGAGTCAAATTTGTGTGATATATACTcgaagaacaaaaagaaatctcaatttattgaactcaaaattcttcttaataatattaaaagtatttttgaaccttcacatatttttaataataatgataggGTTACAAATAGATTAGTGTGTATAGACTGATTTGGCGTAAAGAACTGGTCGAAAAGtgataacaattatttttttagttatgtggactcataataattttatacaacTAATCTTCTtataatacatcaatttatatacattttttaaaagtagttATGCCTCTATCATTactctatttttaatataacatGAACTGCATTGTTTATttcatcaaatattaattgattaatttatcaatttatcgTACACAACACTGTGTAAAAAGAGTCAGTACTATGAGtttggtaattttaattaggttTCAACTATGTTAGAACTGTTTTAAGATAAAGCATTACTGATGACCGTACGATCATagagataaatattaaatatgcaCTTAATATTATAACCTTATGGTCATCATCAATGCCCTGCGGTGGAGCAACTCCATCATAGCTATTGGCTTTAATCAGTGTGAATAGTCATCGAATCTCACCTATGATCGAAGGCATATATCCAAAATTGTCGGTTAGTTCAGCTCCCAGGAATGGCAAGCTACCAAGAATTCGTCGCATTATAAGTATACAAGTCatcaattcaaaatcaaaatatactGCCAGTTTCTTCATCAACAAAgctccttttttcttttttcctttttttttaaacaactaAACTCATTTAATTGTCCAGTAATATCGAAAGATTATGCCATGTTCGAACTCAAATCATTTGAACGTTTGATCTGGAAGGGTAACAACATCATCATACAATAACGCTCATCCAATGATAAGTTACAAATAACTTCaccttgaaaagaaaaaaaaacaataatagaaGCACTAAGAGTGATAATGTGGGCTTGCATTGAAAACccgcaatttttttttaataactttgtctctttattttttggttcCGCACACATTctataaaatacaaatgtcTTAATGCGTTATGGCAATTCAACATCGAAATCGATTCAACTCGAAGTTCTCTCGTGCTTCTTGAGTTACCATGAAATATGAAGAATATCATATTTCATTCAAAAAGTGGGGGAACCCAACATTCATGCCAGATACTGATAAGTGCGTGTTGTGTGCAAATATATACGTAtacatagagagagagagagagagagagagagaggaattCTTGATTGCTTCTAGtgataaaaaatacataacaTAAGCATTTCCTTGAGATTAGACAAATAACTACACAATTACGTGGCAATAAGGCCTTAATGCTGAATCAATTCAAGCTGTTGAAGTCTGATGATATATACTTATTTTCCTACACACATACTGAAGGATATTACGTAATACCACCTAACTGAAAGCGCATATGCAGAAGCTTTACTAGAACTcggtaaaataaacattttaatCAAAGCTGCTGATGCTGTGATACTACGTAGAGCACCTGAGATTGGTGTAAACACTGGGAATTAGATCTATACTAAGAATAATACAGACTTCAAGATTTGATCTTCATAAAAATGGGATGATATTTGTGCTCACGGCTGAATACAAACCTGTCatgaataaaaagaatcagAAACTATGCTGCCAACAGTATACTCGGCCATCACAGCATAGATCTTCTCCAAATTCTATTTACAGAAAAATAACATCTATCCCCTAGTATAAATGAGTTAGAAAAGTGGCTAACATTGTCTCAAGTACAAGCCTAGATGAAGATTGAGGTGAACCCTGATatcactaaaattttaatgcttAATGTTTAGAAACAGGGTTCGGTAAGATAAAATGTGGGGTTGGAATAATAACATTCTTAACAGCTTCTGAATAGCACCAATCTACATAGTACTAGTTGTAACCACACTTAACCAGTGATATAATTGGTAGAACTCCTTGGTGGCTAAGTTTAAAATCATAAGTCCCATTTCTAAGAGTGCCACCCTTGTAGAACTATTACGACTATGAAGGCAAGGATCACCCCAAACCACCACCATCTTTGCTAGCAAAGCTTCCCACTACCATGATGATTAAGCATTACCACTGATGTTCATAGACAAACCACCAAGCTCTTTcctttaattaatgatgacaACAGGAAAGTGCAATCATGCACCTAAACTCACTCAAATTTCAAACTTCTCTCAAGGCGTTAATTTCCCACCCcatacattaaaaaatggaACAAATTTATCCTCCAGCACATGTTAAGCGACCACAGTAGATATACAAGGCAGCTAAGCAGTTTCGTCTGATTAGATAAAGGAATTACCATTAACCAAGAGCAGAAATAAACTTCTCTCATACacaaatatacaaaaaaaaataaaaaaataaaaaattagcagCAGCCATGAAGATTACTTACCTAATCAGTGAAGACGCTCATAAGATCATTTGGGGCATACTGTTGATACATCGGGATGCCCACTTTTGCATTTTCCACAAATTCCAAATTTGGCTCCTCCTTCACTTTGTTAGCATTGTTATCCAAATAGATGTTTCCATAGTTTAAGTTATTCATTGGTGATTCAAATTCATCTACAGCAAGCCGGCTTGGAATGCAATTCCCTTTACCCATGAACCCATGATTTCTTAGTGACCCTAGATCAAACACTTCACCTGATTTAGCACCATAGGAACCCTGGATATCACCAACATTAGACACGAGTCCAGGCACTTGTCTGGCAGCTCTAAATGCTATGTTCGAATTTTGAACTTGCTGACTACTGGTATTGTCTGCAGTTACTGAACAAGATGATGCTGAAGGAGAAAGGGAACCTGGGGCCAAGTAACCAGTAATAACAGCTGTAGTTTTGATGTCACCATCAGAGATTTGCCCCATATTCAATGACGAATTATTTGACTGACTTGAGAGAAGACTATAATCAACGACAGCACCCCTATTAAAGCTGCAGCTCTGATTCACAGAAGCTGGACTATTCCCTGCCTGAAAACTAGCTGATGATCGAGAAGGGACAACGAGGCAAGACGGCTGTACACTAATTGAACGGCTGGTCTCAGATAATGTAGACTGCTGCTGAGATTGTTGGTTCTGTTGTTTTTGCTGCTGCTGATGCAGTATATCCATCAGCATGTTACCATTTTGAGGGTTCAACCCTCCAAGATTGCTGGTGGAAGCCACTGCACCAAGGCTGTTAGATGCCCATACTCCAAAACCTGTAGATGCATCATCAACAGATATTATGGATTGAGGTAAATTTTCTGGAACATTGGATTTGCATTTTACTAATTGCTGACCAAAAGCTACACCATGATCAGcagggatacacttgggtccTTGCAAGGTGGCTTGTAGAAGAGCTGGCTGGTCCACTGCTGTAACTAGGTTACCTGTAGGACGACCTAGAAGTTCAGCATGCAGAGCTGCTAATGTTTGCGGAGGAATTTGACCAGAGGCAGCCAATGCTTGGATGTCGAATCTTCCAAGTGAACCAAGTTTCACATTTGTTTCAATAGGCGCACAGAAAGAATTTGTAATTCCACCTTGTTGACTCACTCCgtttaatctttttaaatatagCCGGAATTTCTGCAAATTGATTTCCTGGTAAGTCAAATCTCTTCATATTAACAAAACTCTCATATTCACTATCATGGTTCACAAGTTTCAACACATATAATGCACATGCAGTGCACATAGAATTGGTTAATGTTTTTGaaattgtgttttttaaattctcaaaatgaAATTGGTGTTTTCAATTTGCTGGTTTTAGATTTGAAAACATGTCTGATATCATATTTGGAAgacaatatttgaaaatgaaaaaaaatgaaaatatgctTAGGTAGAATTATATCTAAATCTATTACCCAATAAATTATATgttgttc contains:
- the LOC102608194 gene encoding uncharacterized protein LOC102608194, with the translated sequence MATFSSHQTQTHFISKLPANKPRTKPMFTRVRMSYQESAPSVAVVGVTGAVGQEFLSVLSDRDFPYRSIKMLASKRSAGKQLSFQDKAYTVEELTEDSFDGVDIALFSAGGSISKKFGPIAVEKGSIVVDNSSAFRMVENVPLVIPEVNPEAMSGIKVGMGKGALIANPNCSTIICLMAATPLHRRAKVTRMVVSTYQAASGAGAAAMEELELQTREVLEGKPPTCKIFSQQYAFNLFSHNAPVLENGYNEEEMKMVKETRKIWNDKDVRVTATCIRVPVMRAHAESVNLQFEKPLDEDTARDILKNAPGVVVIDDRASNHFPTPLEVSNKDDVAVGRIRRDVSQDGNHGLDIFVCGDQVRKGAALNAVQIAEMLL
- the LOC102607905 gene encoding CRAL-TRIO domain-containing protein YKL091C, encoding MEKENHREIALTQMRNSVQKLGSSTGKYGDPTLMRFLIARSMDSEKAARMFVQWQKWRATMVPNGFIADSEVPDELEPRKIFLQGLTKDGLPLLVIQVRKHFPSKDPLQFKKFVVHLLDKTIASSFRGSEVGNEKLTAILDLRQISYKNVDVRGMITGFQFLQAYYPERLAKLYILHMPGFFVSVWRMVSRCLERATLEKIVIVTNEEEMENFVKDIGEEVLPEEYGGRAKLVAVQDVTLPQLEDASR